The DNA region GCCCGGCTGCCAGCGCGAGGCGCCGCTCGTCGCGCCGAGCACGAATCCCAGCGGCAGCACCACGCGCAGCACGCGGCCCACCCAGAGACTCCACGGATAACGTTCCTTCAGCAGCACAGGACGAAAGCTACCCGGGGCGGGGGCGGATCGCGTCCGTTGAAAAGCGGCTTCCCGGCTACGCCGCGTGCGGTAGCCGCCGCAGGACCGAGGTCATCATCAGCACCCCGCCGGCTACCTGCACGGCGAGCACCGCCGCGTGATCGGCGGATCCCATGGTGAGTGCGCTGAACAGACCCCACGCCCCGGTGCCCGCCATCGCCCCGGCACCGGTCCACACCAGCACCAGCCGCGGCCAGAACCGCCCGCGCGAAACGTTCGCCAGCGCGAGTGCGGCGAGGACGGCGAGCGCCGCGATCACGAGGTCCTGGCCACGAGCGGCGATGCCGCCGGGGCCGAACGCCCAGATCGAGTGGCCGGCCGCGCAGACGAGCGCGGCGACGATACCGAGCACTCCCGCCACACCGATGGTCCCCGGCTTCACGGTGCCGGTGACGACGAACCACCAGCGGTCACGGGCGTAGAGCACGAACGCGGTCAGCAGCAGGATGCCCTGCCAGGCGAATCCGCCGTAGACGACGGCCCAGACCCAGTTCTCCAGCGGCAGTTCGGCCAGTCGCGCGGTCGACAGGTCGGCGACGATCACCGGGAGGTCCAGCACGATCGGCGCGAGCAGCCCGGTGCCGATCCAGATCGGGAACAGGACGAGCGGCGCGGGGATCCGGCGGCCCCAGGAGTAGGTGAACGCCAGCGCGAGGATCACCGCGACGACGTCCATCCCGCCGGTGACCAGGTTCGCGAACATCATCAGGTCGGAGTCCACAAAGGACGGATCGCGGAGGCCGAGGCTTCCTCCGGTGACCCAGGACGCCTTCAACGTCAGGTACGGGAGCGTGCCGAGGATCGCCGCGTAGCAGACGATCAGGCGGGCGCTGGAGATCTTGGGTGGAGCCATCGCAACGGTCATGCATCCAGCGTCGGCGTTCCCGCCGCGGAAAGGCTCCCTCGCGAGCCTGGTCCGCCTCCCCCTTCAGAAGGAGCTGGGCAGTTTCGCCGCGGTCTCTTCGTCCGCCGGGGTCAGCGTCGCCAGGGAGATCTCGGAACGCCGCCCGAGGTACAGGTACGAGAATTCGAACCGCAGCAGGCCGGCGTCCGGGTGCAGGTAGCGCTTGAGCACGATCCGTTCGGTGGAGACGTCGTGTTCCTTCCACATCCGCTCGAAGAGGTCGGACTCCTGCCGCAGCCGCTTGACCAGGTTCTTCCACGCCGGTTCGGCGATGTGTTCCGCCATCGCGGCGCGGAAACCGGCGACCACCCGGGGCAGGTTGAGCTCCCAGTCCGGGAGCCTGCGGCGCCACTCGGGATTGGTCAGGCACTGGATCAGCGTGTTGCGCTCCTCGAACGGGATGTCGTCGAGGCCGCCCATCAGCCAGTCGTAAGCGCGGTTGTAGGCGAGGATGTCGCACCGCGCGTTGCGCACGCAGACCGGGAACGGCTCCAGTTTGCCCATCATCCGATGGATGTTCTGGCTGAGGAGCTTGCAGTCCTTCTCCAGCGGCGGTTCGGGCGCGCCGGCGAGGGTGAACAGGTGCGTGTGCTCGTGCGGGTCGAGCCGCAGGGTGCGGGAGATCGCGTCGAGCACCTGCTCGGACGCGTTGATGTCGCGGCCTTGTTCGAGCCACGTGTACCAGGTGACCCCGACCCCGGCCAGCTGCGCGACCTCCTCGCGGCGCAGCCCCGGCGTGCGGCGCCTGCCGCTGATCGGCAGGCCGACCTGGTCGGGGGTGATGCGCTCGCGACGGCTGCGGAGGAAGGCGGCCAGTTCGTGCCGTCGCACCTCGGCCACTCGCGAATCGGCGGTCATGGTCACCTCATCAGGTTCGCAAAGCTCGAAGCCGGTTACCAGGTAGTGGTGGTACCAGGATAAACACACTCCTGGTACCAGGTTCGCGATCGGCTGATCGTGGTACTCATGACTTCGACGCAAGTTCCGGCGACGCCCGCGCGCGTCACCGCCGGACCGGCCCTGACCTCGGCGGGCCTGGTCACCGTGCTGCTGGGGGCGGCACTTCCGCTCATCGACTTCTTCATCGTCAACATCGCCCTGCCCGCGATCGGTTCGGATCTCCGTACCTCTTCGGCCACCTTGGAACTGGTGGTCGCGGCCTACGGGATCGCCTACGCCGTCCTGCTCGTCGTCGGCGGACGGCTCGGCGACGCCTTCGGCCGCCGCAAGCTGTTCCTGATCGGGCTGGCGGCGTTCACGTTCACCTCCCTGCTCTGCGGGATCGCACCGACGGCGTTGACGCTGGTGCTGGCACGGGCCGCGCAGGGGGCGGCCGCCGCGCTGATGCTGCCGCAGGTGCTGTCGATCATCCAGGCGACGACGACCGGCGAACGCCGCTCCAAGGCACTGGGTCTCTACGGCGCGACGGCGGGGCTTTCGATGGTGTTAGGCCAGTTCCTCGGCGGGGCGCTGGTCGCCGCGGATCTGTGGGGTACCGGCTGGCGGCCGATCTTCCTGGTCAACGTGCCCGTCGGCATCGCCGGCCTGGTGGTCGCGCGGCGGCTGATCCCGGAGAGCCGCTCGCGGAACCCGATCGGCATCGACCGCCCCGGCACGGTCTTCCTGGCGATCGCGCTGGTGTCGCTGCTGCTCCCGCTGGCGGAGGGACCGGTGCTGGGCTGGCCACTGTGGACGATCGTGCTGCTCGTGGTGTTCCCGTTCGCCGCGGCCGGATTCGTCCACGTCGAGCGCCGGATGGAACGCCGGGGCGGTGTCCCGCTGCTGCCGCCGTCGGTGATGCGGATGCCGAGTGTGCGCCAAGGCCTGCTGGTCGGGGTGCCGTTCTTCATCGGGTTCAGCGCGTTCATGTTCGTGTTCGCGGTGACGCTGCAGGACGGCCTGCACCTGGGGCCGTTCGGTTCCGGCCTGGTGACGGCGCCGC from Amycolatopsis sp. EV170708-02-1 includes:
- a CDS encoding helix-turn-helix transcriptional regulator, with the protein product MTADSRVAEVRRHELAAFLRSRRERITPDQVGLPISGRRRTPGLRREEVAQLAGVGVTWYTWLEQGRDINASEQVLDAISRTLRLDPHEHTHLFTLAGAPEPPLEKDCKLLSQNIHRMMGKLEPFPVCVRNARCDILAYNRAYDWLMGGLDDIPFEERNTLIQCLTNPEWRRRLPDWELNLPRVVAGFRAAMAEHIAEPAWKNLVKRLRQESDLFERMWKEHDVSTERIVLKRYLHPDAGLLRFEFSYLYLGRRSEISLATLTPADEETAAKLPSSF
- a CDS encoding MFS transporter: MTSTQVPATPARVTAGPALTSAGLVTVLLGAALPLIDFFIVNIALPAIGSDLRTSSATLELVVAAYGIAYAVLLVVGGRLGDAFGRRKLFLIGLAAFTFTSLLCGIAPTALTLVLARAAQGAAAALMLPQVLSIIQATTTGERRSKALGLYGATAGLSMVLGQFLGGALVAADLWGTGWRPIFLVNVPVGIAGLVVARRLIPESRSRNPIGIDRPGTVFLAIALVSLLLPLAEGPVLGWPLWTIVLLVVFPFAAAGFVHVERRMERRGGVPLLPPSVMRMPSVRQGLLVGVPFFIGFSAFMFVFAVTLQDGLHLGPFGSGLVTAPLSLAFFAMCLVSSRLATRFGQRVVAAGLSVQLLGLLVLIGTVLLEWPDLGVLDFAPGMLLCGLGQGLAMTTVFRIVLSKVPPEIAGVGSGMLTTSQQAAMALGVATLGTLFASAGAGPLGMKGAFVLVIGIQAVLTVGVITVARRLPDPRT